In the genome of Chloroflexota bacterium, the window GACGTACCCGCGGAAGAAGAGCTCTTCGACGGTTGGCGCCAGAATGACGACCGCGAAGACCGCCATGACGTACTGATCGGGCGGCCGCCCCTGCAGCCACCGAAAGCTCTCCTCCTGCGGCTGCGACACGCCGAGGCTCTGAAGGACCAGCCCGTTGGCCGCGGCCAGCACGAGAATGATCGCCGCGCCGGCCGATCCCACGGCGAGGCCGTTTAGGACCTGCGACCTCGTCAGCCCCAGCGTCTCCCTCGTCACAAGGCCCGTGCGCACGCCTTGGAGATACACCATGGCGAGGAGCGTCCCGTAAAAGCTCACCGCGGCCACGCCGAAGACGTTCGCCATGCTGCTGGAGCCGGCCGGCAGCATGACGAGGTAGCCGACCGCGATGAGGGAGGCGACAACCATAGCGAGCACCGTCGTCGCGATGACAGACTGATGCGAGCCAATCGGGAGGAGCGGTGCGCCTCCACCCCATCCGAACAAGAAGCCGCCGATGCCCACGCACACGCCTCCCGCCCCAATGATCACGGCGGGAATGGAGAGCACTGCAAGGTGCGCCTGCAAGCCGAGCGCGGAGGGAATGGCCAGCCGCACCACGGCGAGGGCGACGCCGAGAATGATCAGGGCGCACCCGATCGCCAATGCCCCCCGAAGGAACCACACGCCCCGTCGAGATGGCTTCGCGGGGTCGACAGGTGCCAACTCCGGAGCCACCGGGATCTCCTCGGCTGGCAGGCTCATGGCAGACGCCCCGGCGACGGCGCCGAGGCCGCGTCGTTCCGCTCGGCCGCGGGATCGGGCGGTGAGCCGCCTGGCTCATGGGCGCGAACCGAGCGCGCCACGCGGGAGAGCGGGTGGCCCTTGGCGCGGAGGTCCCAGGAGTGAAACCACCCAAACGGCGGACGCTCCACATGGAGCCCGCGGCGCCGCAGTTCCCGGGCCACGGAATCGATCATCGCCAGCGCGGCGTCGGGAGCGCATGGCTCGGCAAAGAGATGCGCAAAGGGGAGCAGCAGGACCTCGGTGGCCTTGAGCTGGCTGGCCAGTCGGTGGACCTCATTCGCGGTTTGTCGTGCCACCGCCTCGGGGTCCGCTTCATCGGCCGATTCGGCGCTTGCCAGGACGAGCAGCCCTTCGTCGATGTGACAGCTCGGGGAGGTCGGCGTCTCCGCTACCGGCGACCTGCCGCGCTCGGTGACCGTACAGGTAAACGAATCCACGTGGAACATGAGCAGGCGCACGAATCGCGTCCCAGGTCAGCCGACGGGTTCGCGTCGTCGGCCGTTTCGCCCGTCCCGACGAGTCGGGGTGCCCCGATCCATCGGGACGGGGTCCGATCCCGACGTGCTCTTGGCGCGCTGGATCTCCTCTTCGAAAGACGAGAGATCGGCGAACGCTCGGTAGACCGATGCGAACCGAATATAGGCAACATTGTCCAGCTCGCGAAGCTTGTTCATCACCAGCTCGCCCACGACGGCATGGCTGACTTCGTGGCCCTCACGCTGGCGCAACGCCGCCTCGATATCGTTCACGAGCTGCTCGATCGCGTCGGCGCTGACCGGCCGCTTGGCGCAGGCCTTGGTGATTCCGGCCCGAAGCTTCGCGCGGCTGAACTCCTCCCGCCGCCCGTCCTTCTTCACGAGAATCAGGCCCGCGACCTCCGCGCGCTCGTAGGTCGTGAAGCGCGCGCCGCAGGTAGCGCAGCGACGGCGCCTTCGGGTAACCGTGAGGTCTTCGGAGTCGCGCTTATCGAGCACTTTCGTCGTCGGCGCGGAACAATACGGACACTTCATCGCAAGCTCCTGACCTGATACTAGGCATTTCTCTCACGTTGTGTCAAGGAATTGTCACCATAGGATCTCCATCACGTACGAGCGCGGCTGCTAATGCGAAGGGAGGCCGATGCATTGCGCGAGCATGTGGCACAATGATGAAAATCGCGACCCGGTTACCGGCGGCGTCGTGCCGACGTGGAGGTGGTATGGCGAAATCTCCCCTGCGTGTGATCCTGCTGGGCGGGGTCGGGGAGATCGGAAAGAACGCAACCGTTTACGAGTACGAGGGGAGCCTGCTGCTCGTCGACGCGGGGGTCAAGTTTCCGGACGACGAGATGCTGGGGATCGACCTCGTCATTCCGGACTTCGAATACGTCGTCGAGCGCGCGGACGCCCTGCGCGCCATCGTGTTGACGCACGCCCACGAGGACCACATCGGGTCGCTGCCCTTCTTGATCCGGCAGCTCCCCGCCGCCCACCCGGTCGTGCTCGCGGGAGCGCCACTGACCCTCGGGCTCGTCGACGTGAAGCTCGCGGAATACGGCGTCCGCGACCGCGTGATCTACCACCAGATCGAGCCAACCGAGCGCCATCAGTTCGGCCCCTTCGCCGTCGAGTTCATCCACGTGAACCATAGCGTCCCGGACGCGGTGGCGCTGGCAGTTCGATGTGGAGCCGGTGTCGTCGTGCACACGGGCGACTTCAAATTCGACCCCACCCCCCTCGACGAGAACCCCTCCGACACCCAGCGCCTGGCGGAGCTGGGACGCGAGGGCGTTCTGGCCCTACTGTGCGACACCACGCGGGTGGAGGAGCCGGGCCGGACTGGCTCGGAGCGGGTCGTGGGCGAGTCCCTCACCCGCATCATCGAGCGCGCCCCGGGCCGCGTCATTCTCGCCACCTTCGCCTCCAACATCACCCGCCTGCGCCAGGTCATGGGCGCCGCGCACGTCCTCGGCCGGCGCGTTGCTGTAACGGGACGAAGCATGATCCGCAACATCGAGGTCGCCCACGAGATGGGCTACATGCCCGAGATGCACGACGTGATGGTGGACCTGAAAGACGTGCGCCACCTACCGCCGACGGAGACGGTGCTCCTCACCACGGGAAGTCAGGGAGAGCCGGCGTCGGCGCTCGCCCGAATGGCCGTGGACGACCATCGCGACATCAAGATCGCGGCGGGCGATACGGTGATCCTCTCCGCCACGCCGATCCCGGGCAACGAGGCGACGGTGGCGCGGACGATCAACAATCTCTACCGCCGGGGCGCGGAGGTCGTGACCCGCCGGAGAGGCACGGACACCGAGAATATTCACGTCTCGGGCCACGCGAGCCGCGACGAGATCCGCGACATGATTCACCTCGTGCAGCCGCGGTATTGCGTTCCGCTGCACGGCGAATATCGCAACCTTATGCAGTTTC includes:
- a CDS encoding type II CAAX endopeptidase family protein; this encodes MSLPAEEIPVAPELAPVDPAKPSRRGVWFLRGALAIGCALIILGVALAVVRLAIPSALGLQAHLAVLSIPAVIIGAGGVCVGIGGFLFGWGGGAPLLPIGSHQSVIATTVLAMVVASLIAVGYLVMLPAGSSSMANVFGVAAVSFYGTLLAMVYLQGVRTGLVTRETLGLTRSQVLNGLAVGSAGAAIILVLAAANGLVLQSLGVSQPQEESFRWLQGRPPDQYVMAVFAVVILAPTVEELFFRGYVFNAYLSHKGPMTAYLTTSVIFSLVHALPSLFIAIFGTALVLSYIYRRSGTIVAPILAHILNNAVAFVTLVAGSQQ
- the nrdR gene encoding transcriptional regulator NrdR, giving the protein MKCPYCSAPTTKVLDKRDSEDLTVTRRRRRCATCGARFTTYERAEVAGLILVKKDGRREEFSRAKLRAGITKACAKRPVSADAIEQLVNDIEAALRQREGHEVSHAVVGELVMNKLRELDNVAYIRFASVYRAFADLSSFEEEIQRAKSTSGSDPVPMDRGTPTRRDGRNGRRREPVG
- a CDS encoding ribonuclease J, translating into MAKSPLRVILLGGVGEIGKNATVYEYEGSLLLVDAGVKFPDDEMLGIDLVIPDFEYVVERADALRAIVLTHAHEDHIGSLPFLIRQLPAAHPVVLAGAPLTLGLVDVKLAEYGVRDRVIYHQIEPTERHQFGPFAVEFIHVNHSVPDAVALAVRCGAGVVVHTGDFKFDPTPLDENPSDTQRLAELGREGVLALLCDTTRVEEPGRTGSERVVGESLTRIIERAPGRVILATFASNITRLRQVMGAAHVLGRRVAVTGRSMIRNIEVAHEMGYMPEMHDVMVDLKDVRHLPPTETVLLTTGSQGEPASALARMAVDDHRDIKIAAGDTVILSATPIPGNEATVARTINNLYRRGAEVVTRRRGTDTENIHVSGHASRDEIRDMIHLVQPRYCVPLHGEYRNLMQFRTLAGELGIPQDHVIITDIGDVVEFRETGASKVESVSAGAVLVDGLTLGVTHAVLRDRHKLAAEGVLVVTIAIDSETGRVVAGPSFITRGVFGEEGLEDALLDEARQRVLRALARLHGEPEHSVLVAKIREVIDGFLYHHTRRRPMILPVVTEI
- a CDS encoding threonyl-tRNA synthetase editing domain-containing protein translates to MRLLMFHVDSFTCTVTERGRSPVAETPTSPSCHIDEGLLVLASAESADEADPEAVARQTANEVHRLASQLKATEVLLLPFAHLFAEPCAPDAALAMIDSVARELRRRGLHVERPPFGWFHSWDLRAKGHPLSRVARSVRAHEPGGSPPDPAAERNDAASAPSPGRLP